GATCCAGGGAGCCAGTTCACGGTTAACTGACCTTGATAATGATGGCAGTGAAGCCACCGGGCACCCCAGGCTGAAAGTTTGAGCACCGCAGGCCCACTTAAGCCCCAATGGGTTACCAAACAAGCGCCCATTTGTTCGAGGCGAGGCGAGGTAGGTAGGTGTAGCCGCAGGCGCACCGGATCAACCGCCACCCCGGCCAAGCCTTGCAATCGCGGATCCGCGATCCGGAAGGTAAACAGAGAGGGAATGGGTGGGATCACCTCATGCCCAAGGGCTGTGGCAATGGCATACCCTTGGGGACTGCCCCCCGTTGCCAACAGCAGGCGATCGCAGGGGAAATAGCCCTCTCCTTTGATCCCAACCCGAAACCCTACTGCATCTCGGACGACGGTCGTCACCGCCGTCCCCGTGCGAATATCGATGCCGAGATCCCGCGCTGTGTGCATCAAGCACTGGGTGATGGTCGTGGCATCATCGGTCACCGGAAACATCCGGCCATCAGCCTCTGATTTGAGCGCGACGCCATGGGTCTCAAACCAGGCAATGGTGTCACGGGGTTGAAAGTGGCTAAAGGCACCCCGCAGGGCTTTTGCCCCCCCTCGGGTAGTACTGTACCAGCAACGCTGGATCGAAGCAGGCATGGGTAACATTACACCGCCCGCCGCCGGAAATTCGCACCTTTGTTAACAGTTGACGACCCGCCTCTAAGAGCAGCACCTTTGCCTGGGGATAGGTCTGGGCGCAGGTAATCGCCCCAAAAAAACCGGCAGCTCCCCCCCCGAATAACGACAACCTGAAGACGCTGGCTCAAGGGGCACCTATCGCCCTTGGCACGAGGGGACACTCCAAGAATCTGCTAGCTGGGGCTGGGGGCTGATAATTGGAGCTGCCTCTGGTACTGGGATCTCCGTTGCTGCTGCTTCCTGGAGCGATCGCCAGCCCGTTTGCCAGAGGGTAGGTTCTTTGAGCAGTTGCGCATTTAGCCAGAAACGTACCTTGGGATCGCACGCGGCAACTATCTCCGCAAATACCCAGTTCTCCAGGTTCTTGCGATTGACGACCCGAAAATGTCGCCAGCCGTCCACTTTGCGATGGGCGGTCCATTTAGAGCCGACGAGATAGGGAAACTTGAGGGTGCGAGACATGATGGTTTCAGGGCTTAGGACTGCAAGAAATCCCAAAGAATTTCATCGGGTTCATCCTCCGTGGGATCAAACTCGGGTCGAGGGGGATGGATCGGTGCCCCTAAGGGAAAACTGCCCTGATGTGACAGCAGCACCCCATGGAGTTTACTCGTTTCAATTTCCAGCCAGGTGAGCCGCTTCAGTAGATCAGTGTGGACTAAATGGGTCAGTTGGTTCAGCTGAGTTTCCAGAATCTTCACCGTTTGGGTGAGTTCTGCGGTTGTGGGGGCGTCGCTGGTTGCTGCTTCTAACTGCTCTAGATAGGCGGCGATCGCACTCAGGATAATCTGGGAGCGATTACTCCGCTGATTTTGCTGATTTTGCTGCTCAACAATGGCATCCAATCGGGCCACTAATTCACGGGGAATGCGCAATCCCACCATCGGTGTCTTCGCCATGTATTAGCCCACTGGATCGGGAATCTGGCCTAGTGTAGCACTGCTCAACAATCCAAAGATCAGAGATGCCCCAACCGCTGTAACCAAGACTGGGGCTTTCGCGACTCAGGAAGCCAGCAACATGCCATCTTCCAGATGGAGAATACGGTCGGCCAGATCGAGAATCCGAGGATCATGGGTGACCATCAACACGGTGCAGTTCCGTTCCTTGGCCAGTTGGCGCAGTAG
This genomic window from Neosynechococcus sphagnicola sy1 contains:
- a CDS encoding TIGR02450 family Trp-rich protein translates to MSRTLKFPYLVGSKWTAHRKVDGWRHFRVVNRKNLENWVFAEIVAACDPKVRFWLNAQLLKEPTLWQTGWRSLQEAAATEIPVPEAAPIISPQPQLADSWSVPSCQGR
- a CDS encoding NAD(P)/FAD-dependent oxidoreductase, whose amino-acid sequence is MSLFGGGAAGFFGAITCAQTYPQAKVLLLEAGRQLLTKVRISGGGRCNVTHACFDPALLVQYYPRGGKSPAGCL
- a CDS encoding aminoacetone oxidase family FAD-binding enzyme, with the protein product MPASIQRCWYSTTRGGAKALRGAFSHFQPRDTIAWFETHGVALKSEADGRMFPVTDDATTITQCLMHTARDLGIDIRTGTAVTTVVRDAVGFRVGIKGEGYFPCDRLLLATGGSPQGYAIATALGHEVIPPIPSLFTFRIADPRLQGLAGVAVDPVRLRLHLPTSPRLEQMGACLVTHWGLSGPAVLKLSAWGARWLHCHHYQGQLTVNWLPGSNLETLRQQFLGVKSQLPRRAIAASCPVPIPRRLWERLTEHVGIGSADRWAQLSTPTLNRLLQELTQGSYSLQGKSTFKEEFVTCGGVTLKEVNFKNHGEPLLSGTLLGRGSAGY